In one Paraburkholderia megapolitana genomic region, the following are encoded:
- the prpB gene encoding methylisocitrate lyase: MNAAHRSPASAGAQFRTAVAEGQPLQVVGTITAYAAKMAEAVGFKAVYLSGGGVAANSLGVPDLGISTMDDVLTDARRITDATNLPLLVDIDTGWGGAFNIARTVRSFIKAGVAAVHLEDQVGQKRCGHRPGKECVPTAEMVDRVKAAVDARTDDHFVIMARTDAADAEGIDAAIERAIAYVEAGADMIFPEAMRTLDDYRRFKAAVKVPILANLTEFGSTPFFTTTELREANVDIALYCCGAYRAMNAAALNFYETVMRDGTQKAAVDTMQSRADLYRYLGYHAYEDKLDALFAAQK; encoded by the coding sequence ACATCGATCCCCGGCGAGCGCCGGCGCGCAGTTCCGCACGGCAGTTGCCGAAGGGCAACCGTTGCAGGTAGTCGGCACCATCACCGCTTATGCGGCGAAGATGGCCGAAGCGGTCGGCTTCAAGGCTGTGTATCTGTCGGGTGGCGGCGTGGCCGCGAATTCGCTCGGCGTGCCCGATCTCGGCATCAGCACAATGGACGACGTCCTGACCGACGCGCGCCGCATCACCGATGCGACCAACCTGCCGCTGCTGGTCGACATCGACACCGGCTGGGGCGGCGCCTTCAACATCGCGCGCACGGTCCGCTCGTTCATCAAGGCAGGCGTTGCCGCCGTGCATCTCGAGGATCAGGTCGGACAGAAGCGCTGCGGCCACCGGCCGGGCAAGGAATGCGTGCCGACCGCTGAAATGGTCGACCGCGTGAAGGCCGCCGTCGATGCGCGCACCGACGATCATTTCGTGATCATGGCCCGCACGGACGCCGCCGACGCCGAAGGCATCGACGCCGCGATCGAGCGCGCCATCGCGTATGTCGAGGCCGGCGCCGACATGATTTTCCCGGAAGCGATGCGCACGCTCGACGACTACCGCCGTTTCAAGGCCGCTGTAAAAGTGCCGATCCTCGCCAACCTGACGGAGTTCGGTTCGACACCGTTCTTCACGACAACCGAGTTGCGCGAAGCGAACGTCGATATCGCGCTGTACTGCTGTGGCGCCTACCGCGCGATGAACGCCGCAGCGCTGAACTTCTACGAGACGGTGATGCGCGACGGCACACAGAAAGCAGCCGTCGATACGATGCAGTCACGTGCCGATCTCTATCGCTACCTCGGCTATCACGCGTACGAGGACAAACTCGACGCGCTGTTTGCCGCACAAAAGTAA